In Sedimenticola thiotaurini, the following proteins share a genomic window:
- the nhaD gene encoding sodium:proton antiporter NhaD encodes MTAHWSGYLALIVFIFAILLASLEEYTHLRKSKPVVVTAGIIWALIGWYAMATGSSVEAEESVRENLLHYVELMLLMLVVMTYINALGERQVFKTLRAWVGNRGLSYRGLFWSSGIITFVLSPFLDNLASAMLVGALVVAVAPTNGRFISLGCLNVVIAANAGGAFSPFGDITTLIIWQQNVQTSNGILDFWSFFNLFIPSLINFLIPACAMHFAVPTGRPEPLQEAAGMRRGARRIIVLFFCTIATAVFFRGVLHLPAVIGMLTGLAYLQFFGYYLKKTHRYREAGVADAEQLASPIPIDGRNPFDVFVRVARVEWDTLLFIYGVALSVGGLSYIGYLAITSDVMYNQWGHTPANIAVGLASSVLENIPTMYSVLAMMPDMSRGQWLLATLGVGTGGSLLAIGSAAGVALMAQSNGNYTFFSHLKWTPVILLAYIASVLTHLWLNARLF; translated from the coding sequence ATGACCGCTCACTGGAGCGGCTACCTCGCCCTCATCGTCTTCATCTTTGCCATTCTGCTGGCCAGCCTCGAAGAGTATACCCATCTTCGCAAGTCCAAGCCGGTAGTGGTCACCGCTGGCATTATCTGGGCGCTGATCGGCTGGTACGCCATGGCAACCGGCAGCTCGGTGGAAGCGGAAGAGAGCGTACGGGAAAACCTGCTGCACTACGTGGAACTGATGCTGTTGATGCTGGTAGTGATGACCTACATCAACGCGCTGGGGGAGCGCCAGGTATTCAAGACGCTGCGCGCCTGGGTGGGGAACCGGGGGCTCAGTTATCGCGGACTGTTCTGGAGCAGCGGCATTATCACCTTCGTCCTGTCACCGTTCCTGGATAACCTCGCCAGCGCCATGCTGGTGGGTGCGCTGGTAGTGGCGGTTGCGCCGACCAATGGACGCTTCATCAGCCTGGGCTGTCTGAACGTGGTGATCGCTGCCAATGCCGGTGGTGCATTCAGCCCGTTTGGCGACATTACCACCCTGATCATCTGGCAACAGAATGTCCAGACCAGCAATGGAATCCTGGACTTCTGGAGCTTCTTTAACCTGTTCATTCCATCCCTGATCAACTTCCTGATTCCCGCCTGCGCCATGCACTTCGCGGTTCCCACTGGGCGACCTGAACCCCTGCAGGAAGCGGCCGGTATGCGGCGGGGCGCACGGCGTATCATAGTGCTGTTTTTCTGCACCATCGCCACCGCAGTCTTCTTCCGGGGAGTGCTGCACCTGCCCGCGGTGATCGGTATGCTGACCGGTCTTGCCTACCTGCAGTTCTTCGGTTACTACCTGAAAAAAACCCACCGCTACCGGGAGGCGGGAGTGGCGGATGCGGAGCAGTTGGCGTCGCCCATCCCGATCGACGGCAGGAATCCGTTTGATGTATTCGTCCGGGTCGCCCGGGTGGAGTGGGACACGCTGCTGTTCATCTACGGGGTGGCACTGTCGGTTGGCGGACTCAGTTATATCGGCTACCTGGCTATCACTTCCGATGTCATGTACAACCAGTGGGGACACACCCCGGCCAATATTGCGGTCGGGCTGGCATCATCGGTACTGGAGAATATCCCCACCATGTACAGCGTACTGGCGATGATGCCGGACATGTCCCGGGGCCAGTGGTTGCTGGCCACCCTGGGGGTGGGTACCGGCGGCTCTCTGCTGGCGATCGGGTCGGCGGCGGGCGTGGCGCTGATGGCCCAGTCCAATGGCAACTACACCTTTTTCAGCCATCTGAAATGGACACCGGTGATTCTGCTCGCCTATATCGCCAGCGTGCTTACCCATCTCTGGTTGAATGCCCGCCTGTTCTGA
- the nhaD gene encoding sodium:proton antiporter NhaD — MDLTSHWVGYTAIAIFALAYLLVMAEEFTHLRKSKPVILAAGLIWSMIAWYYASHGFTTEAEAAVRHNLLEYAELMLFLLVAMTYINAMDERNVFEALRSWLVVRGFGFRKLFWITGLLAFFISPVADNLTTALLMCAVVLAVGGSNSKFILLACINIVVAANAGGAFSPFGDITTLMVWQKAIETPQGVVGFGTFFVLFVPSMVNWLVPASIMHFAVPNEQPGAGGKAVAMKRGARRIIVLFLLTIVTAVSFHNFLHMPPVVGMLTGLAYLQFFGFFLKKTYHRESNGNGEAAIELEHDSQMGDLVAFDVFNKIARAEWDTLLFFYGVVLCVGGLGFLGYLSLTSELMYVQLGPTYANVIVGLLSAIVDNIPVMFAVLTMQPDMSMGQWLLVTLTAGVGGSLLSIGSAAGVALMGQARGRYTFFGHLKWAPAIALGYAASIYVHIWINSALF; from the coding sequence ATGGACCTGACCAGTCACTGGGTGGGTTATACAGCTATTGCCATCTTCGCCCTGGCCTACCTGCTGGTGATGGCCGAAGAGTTTACCCACTTGCGTAAATCGAAGCCGGTCATCCTGGCGGCTGGCCTGATCTGGTCAATGATCGCCTGGTACTACGCCAGCCACGGCTTCACCACCGAGGCCGAGGCGGCGGTGCGGCACAATCTGCTGGAATACGCCGAGCTGATGCTGTTCCTGCTGGTGGCCATGACCTACATCAACGCCATGGATGAACGGAACGTATTCGAGGCGCTGCGCTCCTGGCTGGTGGTGCGGGGATTCGGCTTCAGGAAACTGTTCTGGATTACCGGCCTGTTGGCCTTCTTCATCTCTCCGGTGGCGGACAACCTCACCACCGCCCTGCTGATGTGCGCAGTGGTACTGGCGGTGGGTGGCAGCAACAGCAAGTTTATCCTGCTGGCCTGTATCAATATCGTGGTCGCCGCCAATGCCGGCGGGGCATTCAGCCCGTTTGGGGACATCACCACCCTGATGGTATGGCAGAAGGCGATTGAGACTCCCCAGGGCGTAGTTGGCTTCGGTACCTTCTTTGTGCTGTTCGTGCCATCCATGGTCAACTGGCTGGTGCCGGCCTCCATCATGCATTTCGCGGTACCCAATGAGCAGCCCGGTGCCGGCGGCAAGGCGGTGGCCATGAAGCGCGGTGCACGCCGCATTATCGTGCTGTTCCTGCTGACTATCGTGACGGCGGTCAGTTTCCACAACTTCCTGCACATGCCGCCGGTTGTCGGCATGCTCACCGGCCTGGCCTACCTGCAGTTCTTCGGCTTTTTCCTGAAGAAGACCTATCACCGGGAGAGCAACGGCAATGGTGAAGCCGCTATTGAACTGGAGCACGACAGCCAGATGGGCGACCTGGTGGCATTTGATGTCTTCAACAAGATTGCCCGGGCCGAGTGGGACACCCTGCTCTTCTTCTATGGTGTAGTGCTCTGCGTAGGCGGCCTGGGATTCCTGGGCTATCTGTCACTCACCTCCGAACTGATGTATGTACAACTGGGCCCCACCTACGCCAATGTAATTGTCGGTCTGCTGTCTGCCATTGTGGATAACATTCCGGTTATGTTTGCGGTGCTCACCATGCAGCCGGATATGTCCATGGGGCAGTGGCTGCTGGTCACTCTGACCGCCGGTGTGGGCGGCTCACTGCTCTCTATTGGCTCCGCCGCCGGCGTGGCGCTGATGGGTCAGGCACGGGGTCGTTACACCTTCTTCGGCCACCTGAAATGGGCACCGGCCATCGCGCTCGGTTACGCAGCCAGTATCTATGTCCATATCTGGATCAACTCGGCCCTGTTCTGA
- a CDS encoding SLC13 family permease: MESAVSLEKKESLRLDLKKIVAALVFLLVAIALARVVPTIQIAWVTALLLLTIYLFAFEVVGVDVAALTVMVLLGLTSLLAPMMGLSEGLVSNIHLFDGFSSNAVVSIIAVMIIGAGLDKTGLMSKVAALILDLGGSTEKRIIPIISGTVAIISSFMQNVGATALFLPVVSRISARSGLPMSRLLMPMGFCAILGGTVTMVGSSPLILLNDLILTSNRALPADQQMEVWSLFSVTPIGVALVITGIIYFVLAGRFVLPVAGGDSGTSGTNSMEYFQRIYDIDYALFEVVVPPGSDLIGTMLDDVETEYRVRVIATKGSGGRVRIGRGDLARDFAIESGMVLGVLASPKHLAGFVEKFQLRLRNGLKSFAESLASTKAGIAELVIPPGSQLIGKSARDVWLRKTYGIAMVALHRNGETLQEGDHIRDLPLKAGDTLVVHTTWDSLVRLESDRNFVVVTTEYPHEETRPQKVGWAALFFFIALSLVLFSDIRLSIALLTGAIGMVLSGVLKIEEAYSAVSWKTVFLLASLIPLGLAVETSGTARWIAEQTISVVGEMPVWVIQSAVAVLATFFTLVMSNVGATVLLVPLAVNIAIGVGADPSVFALTVAIATSNSFIIPTHQVNALIMGPAGYRVPDFMRAGGIMTLLFLVVMIGMMNLLF; this comes from the coding sequence ATGGAATCTGCGGTCTCGTTGGAGAAGAAGGAATCGCTCAGGCTGGATCTGAAAAAGATAGTCGCGGCGCTGGTTTTCCTGCTGGTGGCCATCGCCTTGGCCCGGGTCGTGCCGACGATCCAGATCGCCTGGGTGACGGCCCTGTTACTCCTTACTATCTACCTGTTCGCATTTGAAGTGGTTGGCGTGGATGTGGCGGCGCTGACCGTCATGGTACTGCTTGGACTGACCAGCCTGCTGGCGCCCATGATGGGGCTGTCGGAGGGGCTGGTATCCAATATCCACCTGTTTGATGGATTCTCAAGTAATGCGGTGGTCTCCATTATCGCCGTGATGATTATCGGCGCCGGACTGGACAAGACCGGGTTGATGAGCAAGGTGGCGGCACTCATTCTCGATCTGGGGGGTAGCACCGAGAAGCGCATCATCCCGATCATCTCGGGCACCGTGGCGATCATCTCCTCTTTTATGCAGAACGTCGGCGCTACCGCGCTGTTCCTGCCGGTGGTGAGCCGTATCTCCGCCCGCTCCGGCCTGCCCATGTCGCGCCTGCTGATGCCGATGGGTTTCTGTGCCATCCTGGGTGGCACGGTCACCATGGTCGGTTCCTCCCCACTGATCCTGCTCAACGATCTGATACTCACATCCAACCGGGCGCTGCCGGCGGATCAGCAGATGGAGGTATGGTCACTCTTCTCTGTTACCCCGATCGGTGTGGCGCTGGTGATCACCGGCATCATCTATTTTGTGCTGGCCGGGCGTTTCGTGCTGCCGGTTGCCGGCGGCGACAGCGGTACCAGCGGCACCAATTCCATGGAGTATTTTCAGCGTATCTACGATATCGATTACGCCCTGTTTGAAGTGGTTGTACCACCGGGCAGTGATCTGATCGGCACCATGCTGGATGACGTGGAGACCGAGTACCGTGTCCGGGTGATCGCCACCAAGGGCAGCGGCGGGCGGGTGCGCATCGGCCGTGGCGACCTGGCGCGGGATTTTGCCATTGAGAGCGGCATGGTACTGGGTGTACTGGCCTCGCCCAAGCATCTGGCCGGTTTCGTGGAGAAATTTCAACTGCGGTTGCGCAATGGCCTCAAATCGTTTGCCGAATCGCTCGCCTCCACCAAGGCCGGTATTGCGGAACTGGTTATTCCACCCGGTTCACAGCTGATCGGCAAAAGCGCCCGTGATGTCTGGCTGCGCAAGACCTATGGCATCGCCATGGTGGCGTTACATCGAAATGGGGAAACCCTGCAGGAGGGTGACCATATCCGGGATCTGCCGCTCAAGGCCGGGGATACCCTGGTGGTACACACCACCTGGGATTCCCTGGTGCGCCTGGAGTCGGACCGTAACTTCGTGGTGGTCACCACCGAGTACCCCCATGAGGAGACCCGTCCGCAGAAAGTGGGATGGGCGGCGCTGTTTTTTTTCATCGCCCTCTCCCTGGTGCTGTTCAGCGATATCCGGCTCTCCATCGCCCTGCTCACCGGAGCCATCGGCATGGTGCTGTCCGGTGTACTGAAGATCGAGGAGGCCTATTCAGCGGTCTCCTGGAAAACGGTGTTTCTGCTGGCCAGTCTGATCCCGCTGGGATTGGCGGTGGAGACCAGTGGTACCGCCCGCTGGATCGCCGAGCAGACCATCTCGGTGGTGGGGGAGATGCCGGTCTGGGTGATACAGAGCGCCGTGGCAGTGTTGGCCACCTTCTTCACCCTGGTGATGTCCAACGTGGGGGCCACCGTACTGCTGGTTCCCCTGGCGGTGAATATCGCCATCGGTGTGGGTGCTGACCCATCGGTGTTTGCCCTGACGGTGGCCATTGCCACCTCCAACTCCTTCATTATCCCGACCCACCAGGTGAATGCCCTGATCATGGGGCCGGCCGGTTACCGGGTGCCGGACTTCATGCGCGCCGGCGGTATCATGACCCTGCTGTTCCTGGTGGTGATGATCGGTATGATGAACCTGCTGTTCTGA